Proteins from one Plodia interpunctella isolate USDA-ARS_2022_Savannah chromosome 3, ilPloInte3.2, whole genome shotgun sequence genomic window:
- the LOC128683977 gene encoding keratin, type I cytoskeletal 9-like, producing the protein MAKWSIVALALIGCAVAEPPVGYSYSAPSSLILVGGSSGGHYSGSSGGHYSGSSGGHYSGGLSSGGHYSSVPVGHQTSEGYNVDPVLLSKIKHIILKDEIQNEAYQQASSGHGHGHGISSHYGPPAPVYGVPHDRIVGIELEHIQQGIQVAQYHQAEEGYSGGYAGGYSSGGYSSGGYSSGGHGGISQGYSAPSISYSTIGVPSGSYGVPSPSSSYGAPHH; encoded by the exons ATGGCCAAGTGGAGCATT GTCGCGCTTGCGCTCATCGGATGCGCAGTGGCCGAGCCACCAGTTGGCTACAGCTATTCAGCGCCATCTTCCTTAATCCTCGTTGGTGGCAGCAGTGGTGGTCACTACAGCGGCAGCAGTGGTGGTCACTACAGCGGCAGCAGTGGTGGTCACTACAGCGGTGGCCTCAGCAGCGGCGGTCACTACAGCTCCGTTCCTGTCGGTCATCAGACTTCAGAAGGATACAATGTAGACCCCGTCCTCTTGAGCAAAATCAAGCATATCATCTTGAAGGATGAGATCCAAAACGAGGCTTACCAACAGGCTTCGTCTGGCCATGGTCACGGGCATGGCATCTCCTCTCACTACGGACCCCCCGCGCCAGTGTACGGCGTTCCTCACGACAGGATTGTTGGTATCGAATTGGAGCACATCCAGCAAGGAATCCAGGTCGCGCAATACCACCAAGCCGAGGAAGGTTACTCAGGTGGCTACGCCGGTGGTTATTCCTCAGGTGGATATTCCTCGGGAGGTTATTCTTCAGGTGGCCATGGAGGTATCAGCCAAGGGTACTCAGCTCCCTCAATTAGCTACTCCACTATCGGAGTGCCCTCAGGATCATACGGAGTGCCCTCCCCCTCATCGTCGTATGGTGCCCCTCATCATTAA